The window GATGACTGCATCGCCATTAAAAGCGGTTGGGATGAGTACGGGATTGCATTCAACATGTCAAGCAAACACATAGTGATCAGACGGCTCACCTGCATCTCCCCCACGAGCGCTGTCATCGCCCTGGGAAGCGAGATGTCGGGAGGAATCCAAGATGTCCGGGCCGAAGACATCACGGCCATCCACTCCGAATCCGGCGTCAGGATCAAGACGACCATCGGAAGGGGAGCTTACGTGAAGGACATATTCGTGAGAAGAATGAATCTGCACACAATGAAGTGGGTCTTCTGGATGACGGGCACCTACGGGCAGCACCCGGACGACAAATTTGATCCGAAAGCCATTCCGGTGGTGCAGAATATCAGTTACAGCAACGTGGTGGCCGAGAACGTGACCATGGCCGCGAAGCTGGAGGGGATTCCCGGCGCGCCCTTCACCGGAATATGCATCTACAATGTGACGGCGGAGGTGGTGAAGTCGAAGAAGCCGATTTGGAACTGCACCGACGTGGAGGGCGTATCGAGTCACGTGACGCCCACTCCCTGTGCGCAGATTCCGGAATATCCAGATCGTATAACGCATTGCCCCTTCCCTGAAGATGATCTACCTGTGAATGGTGTTGGGCTAGAGGAGTGTGCTTATCAGAGAGCCAAACCATGAGTTGAGATGCTTTCTACAACTCATGGTTTAATGGCATAACCTATGATGTCCTGAAGCTTGGCAGATTAAAATGTTTGCCTTGAACAAAGGCAGATGTAATTGATCATATATCATACTTGGGAGGAACAAAGGCAGATGAAATatccaataatatttcattgctataaatatggattattgaaaaaataagacatgttatttatttgaatacttttcttcaacttggaagtgttatattctttatttgatacgaatagttagaaatgaatttttcaaagagaggATGACTTATGATTGTCACTAAAACGATTGATTTTATCCCTAACATTTGAATTCATAACCCAATGTATCTTCACTTTTAAATACCACGTAAGCACCCTATGTTGTAGAGGACAGGTCGATTTATTTGAGGagaactttttctatgatcatatctgaatcatgttatgcatgaacatGCTTCGTTAGATCCTATAGAATAAAATAAGTGAGGTGGGATGATTCGATATTCCatttattccacttccttatttacagtatgga of the Musa acuminata AAA Group cultivar baxijiao chromosome BXJ3-2, Cavendish_Baxijiao_AAA, whole genome shotgun sequence genome contains:
- the LOC103970268 gene encoding probable polygalacturonase → MLVVPAGRWLTGPFNLVDHFTLFLDHDAVILATQDINEWPIIDPLPSYGRGRDAVGGRYSNLIMGYNLTDVVITGNNGTIDGQGETWWKMFRNKELNYTRGYLIELMYCKQVLISNITLVNSPSWNVHPVYSSHVIVSGITILAPVNSPNTDGIDPDSSSNVRIEDCYIVSGDDCIAIKSGWDEYGIAFNMSSKHIVIRRLTCISPTSAVIALGSEMSGGIQDVRAEDITAIHSESGVRIKTTIGRGAYVKDIFVRRMNLHTMKWVFWMTGTYGQHPDDKFDPKAIPVVQNISYSNVVAENVTMAAKLEGIPGAPFTGICIYNVTAEVVKSKKPIWNCTDVEGVSSHVTPTPCAQIPEYPDRITHCPFPEDDLPVNGVGLEECAYQRAKP